One genomic segment of Komagataella phaffii GS115 chromosome 4, complete sequence includes these proteins:
- a CDS encoding Catalytic subunit of the SWI/SNF chromatin remodeling complex involved in transcriptional regulation, with protein MDREQLTSEVNQAYNRWLQMNQQYGQQATSYPEYIQLTKYLTFAAKNKDNTTNQQESHIVDQSYGEGTHRFLERQQEHNLGQGQTQKEEQVEQSELSDQLDHLEKPEDLDHSMQQVLTNKSEKPVQPGSQFSMQEPSFSDVLPHVQEQEKRFSSTTSSDIHSTAYDQTQSASSVVNPLQAYLPNNQLPPETFSGQNYNTIRQDQDHQQEQKQPQVATSSMNATTIFNSQQSFLLKAQLTAFRGLAKNQQLPPEVRQVLSTAYNQLKQRVNTPVENTKSRGVKTDLEHSQDAFKEHGFNQSMQQSISQNLPQNVSQLQNYSQAPVGHPASIGKGSQTDKSVGFKGKRDSSLTASKTPKQPYLLQQKHIQTQPNISSPQFPNSQMTTQLIPQSGQEVARVANTSTPLILKMFPPDTPPVSISELTKKMPTVLNIVQVHDPTVKVDSFTVPFAPPKGSIPFESLASHRSSMLLPSVHPPVINTSAARETYDLLHSLSIDYYKDSLEKMRMESNFHNETALRGLELELDAIMLLPLQKALRGHILSITHHQNSLLINNHPNFLSKTRKVSIDDAVVTNNLYVQQQSLAVQMEQTKQIKKLDNIIESSKYLKDCRMTMKERRSKMGKLIYHFHSLVERDEQKRIEKNARQRLQALKANDEETYIKLLDQTKDARITHLLKQTNSFLDSLAQAVKDQQQESKLFLGGGSTYMDDNLDAKDNNDSSTDYYSIAHKIKEEITKQPTILVGGVLKEYQVKGLQWMVSLFNNKLNGILADEMGLGKTIQTISLLTYLVEKKNIPGPFLVIVPLSTLTNWNSEFDKWAPSLKKITYKGNPQFRKTVQADIRAKKFQVLLTTYEYIIKDRPLLSKVKWVHMIIDEGHRMKNANSKLSSTLTQYYHSDYRLILTGTPLQNSLPELWALLNFVLPKIFNSVKSFDEWFNTPFANTGSHDKIALSEEETLLVIRRLHKVLRPFLLRRLKKDVEKDLPEKIEKVVKCKSSALQIKLYEQMLKYNQLFVGDESKKPIGVKGLNNKLMQLRKICNHPFVFEEVENLINPTRETNNNIWRVSGKFELLDRILPKFKATGHRVLIFFQMTQIMDIMEDFLRLRDMKYLRLDGATKSDDRQDMLRLFNAEGSDYFAFLLSTRAGGLGLNLQTADTVIIFDSDWNPHQDLQAQDRAHRIGQKNEVRILRLITEDSIEEVILSKAYEKLDIDGKVIQAGRFDNKSTAEEQEAILRQLLEAGESKKSDSEFDDDMDDDELNQLLARDDTELRKFQQLDKDRVEETKILPRLFTEAELPEVYSQDPDLFMQKNEDIDIYGRGNRERKMMHYDDNMTEEQWLRQLEDSEDDNDGPEPGRKSKGKATDDGLTFTEGGTKRELNDLEAETNVVDVRKKHKSDNKPMKVAKIRTLKPKDAGRTKGKLKPGFNVPLSRHLFSTLPVLDNRERQQLQDNITAINNHLLQYMKDGRNLSVIFLTKPPKRLYPDYYILIKYPIAFDVIKKRISRLVYVSLEEFMNDIHLMFNNARTYNEENSVVYNDAELLEGQALLKYREITGNSTIDFSNLDSMLGISKMSQTPKDTSKVENNFTGDNQQLETAFMPRFKEDSPPRTSTAKYVSKLNDNEGISDSSILSDTATTDFESSGRVPNAQPLKE; from the exons ATGGACCGTGAACAATTAACCTCAGAAGTGAATCAGGCTTACAAT CGCTGGCTTCAAATGAATCAGCAATATGGCCAACAGGCAACTAGTTACCCAGAATATATACAGTTGACCAAGTACTTGACGTTCGCAGCCAAAAACAAGGACAACACAACAAATCAGCAAGAGTCTCATATAGTTGACCAATCATATGGAGAAGGTACACATCGCTTTCTGGAGCGGCAGCAAGAGCACAATTTGGGCCAAGGACAAACACAAAAGGAGGAACAAGTTGAGCAATCTGAACTATCAGATCAATTAGACCACCTAGAAAAACCAGAGGACCTCGATCATTCAATGCAACAAGTACTGACCAATAAATCCGAAAAACCAGTTCAGCCAGGGTCACAGTTTTCAATGCAAGAGCCAAGTTTCTCTGATGTATTACCTCATGTCCAAGAGCAAGAAAAGCGGTTCTCAAGTACTACATCTTCTGATATACACTCCACTGCCTATGACCAGACCCAAAGTGCCTCCTCTGTTGTTAATCCTTTACAAGCGTATTTGCCCAATAATCAACTGCCACCCGAAACTTTTTCTGGCCAAAATTATAACACTATACGGCAGGACCAAGACCACCAGCAAGAGCAAAAGCAACCTCAAGTAGCTACTAGCAGTATGAATGCGACtacaattttcaattcacAGCAAtcgtttcttttgaaggcGCAGCTTACCGCATTCCGGGGATTAGCAAAGAATCAACAGCTGCCTCCTGAGGTGCGACAAGTTCTTTCGACTGCCTATAATCAACTGAAGCAACGAGTCAATACACCAGTGGAGAATACAAAGTCTAGAGGTGTCAAAACAGATTTAGAGCATTCTCAGGATGCATTCAAGGAGCACGGTTTTAACCAATCGATGCAACAATCGATATCCCAGAATTTGCCACAGAATGTTAGTCAATTGCAAAATTATTCCCAGGCACCTGTCGGCCATCCAGCATCAATTGGTAAAGGCTCTCAGACTGATAAGAGCGTGGGATTTAAAGGGAAAAGGGATTCATCACTTACTGCAAGCAAAACTCCTAAGCAACCATATCTTCTCCAGCAGAAACACATACAAACACAGCCTAACATATCGTCACCACAATTTCCCAATTCTCAAATGACAACACAACTCATTCCACAATCGGGTCAAGAGGTTGCTAGAGTGGCAAACACTTCTACACCCTTGATCCTGAAAATGTTTCCTCCAGACACTCCACCTGTATCTATATCTGAACTCACAAAAAAAATGCCCACAGTTTTGAATATTGTGCAAGTGCATGATCCCACTGTGAAAGTAGACAGTTTTACTGTCCCGTTTGCCCCTCCGAAGGGCTCGATTCCATTCGAATCTTTAGCAAGCCACAGGTCAAGCATGTTATTACCAAGTGTCCATCCTCCAGTGATCAACACATCTGCTGCAAGAGAAACATATGACCTTCTTCATAGCTTGAGCATTGACTATTATAAGGACTCATTAGAGAAAATGCGAATGGAATCGAATTTTCATAATGAAACTGCTTTGAGAGGTTTGGAGCTTGAACTTGATGCCATCATGCTACTTCCTCTCCAGAAGGCCTTGAGAGGCCACATTCTATCCATTACCCATCATCAAAACTCTTTACTAATCAACAACCATCctaattttctttctaaAACTCGGAAAGTATCTATTGATGATGCTGTGGTTACGAACAACTTGTATGTTCAGCAACAGTCTCTTGCTGTGCAGATGGAGCAAACCAAACAGATCAAAAAGCTAGATAATATCATCGAATCCTCCAAATATCTAAAGGATTGTAGAATGACTATGAAAGAAAGACGTTCCAAGATGGGAAAACTTATatatcattttcattcgTTAGTCGAAAGAGATGAGCAAAAAAGGATAGAAAAGAATGCTAGGCAACGGCTGCAAGCTTTAAAAGCTAATGATGAGGAAACCTACATCAAGTTATTGGATCAGACGAAAGATGCAAGAATTACACATCTTCTAAAGCAGACAAACAGTTTTCTGGACTCTTTGGCCCAGGCAGTAAAAGACCAACAACAAGAATCTAAACTTTTTCTCGGAGGGGGATCTACATATATGGATGACAATCTTGACGCAAAAGACAATAACGACTCAAGCACCGACTATTATAGCATTGCTCATAAAATTAAGGAAGAAATTACCAAACAGCCAACGATATTGGTGGGAGGGGTTCTAAAAGAATACCAGGTGAAAGGTTTGCAATGGATGGTATCACTGTTTAATAACAAACTGAATGGTATTTTAGCTGATGAAATGGGTCTAGGCAAGACGATTCAGACCATTTCTTTGCTCACTTATTTAgtagagaaaaaaaacatACCGGGCCCCTTTTTAGTGATCGTTCCTTTGTCGACGTTAACCAATTGGAATTCTGAGTTTGACAAATGGGCTCCTTCGCTAAAGAAAATAACCTACAAGGGCAATCCCCAGTTCAGGAAAACTGTTCAGGCTGATATTAGGGCGAAAAAGTTTCAGGTTCTGCTGACCACCTATGAGTACATCATTAAGGATAGGCCTTTACTGAGCAAAGTGAAATGGGTGCATATGATAATCGATGAAGGGCATAGAATGAAGAATGCCAATAGCAAACTATCGTCAACTTTAACCCAGTACTATCACTCGGATTATAGGCTAATTCTTACGGGGACACCACTTCAAAATAGCCTTCCTGAACTTTGGGCACTTTTAAACTTTGTTTTacccaaaattttcaattctgtgaaatcttttgatgaatGGTTCAATACCCCTTTTGCAAATACTGGTTCTCATGATAAAATAGCCTTatcggaagaagaaactcTTTTGGTCATTAGAAGACTGCACAAAGTATTGAGACCGTTTTTATTGAGGCGCCTGAAAAAAGACGTTGAAAAGGATTTACCAGAAAAAATCGAAAAAGTCGTCAAATGCAAATCGTCAGCTTTGCAGATTAAATTGTATGAGCAAATGCTCAAATACAACCAACTCTTTGTTGGCGAtgaatcaaagaaaccaatTGGTGTAAAGGGCTTAAATAACAAGCTTATGCAGCTGAGAAAGATCTGTAATCATCCTTTCGTTTTCGAAGAAGTAGAAAATTTGATAAATCCCACCAGAGAGACCAATAATAATATCTGGCGTGTCAGTGGAAAGTTTGAGTTGCTTGACAGAATTTTGCCCAAGTTTAAGGCCACTGGGCACAGAGTActaattttctttcaaatgaCTCAGATTATGGATATCATGGAAGACTTTTTGAGGCTCAGGGATATGAAATATCTAAGATTAGATGGAGCGACCAAGTCTGATGACAGACAGGACATGTTACGACTGTTCAATGCTGAAGGCTCAGATTACTTTGCATTTTTGTTATCTACAAGAGCTGGTGGCTTGGGTTTGAACTTGCAGACTGCAGATACCGTTATTATTTTCGACAGTGATTGGAATCCTCATCAGGACTTACAAGCTCAAGATAGAGCTCATCGTATTGGCCAAAAGAATGAGGTGCGGATTCTTCGGTTAATTACAGAAGATTCGATTGAGGAAGTCATCTTGAGTAAGGCGtatgaaaagttggataTTGACGGAAAAGTTATTCAAGCAGGTCGATTTGATAACAAATCTACTGcagaagaacaagaagcTATTTTGAGGCAATTGTTAGAAGCTGGAGAGAGTAAAAAATCGGACTCTGAATTCGATGACGATATGGATGATGACGAGCTAAATCAGTTATTAGCTAGAGATGATACTGAACTAAGAAAATTCCAACAATTGGACAAGGATAGAGTAGAAGAGACGAAGATTTTGCCCAGGCTCTTCACTGAAGCGGAATTGCCTGAAGTTTACAGCCAGGATCCCGACTTGTTCATGCAGAAGAATGAGGATATTGATATTTATGGTAGAGGAAACAGGGAACGCAAGATGATGCACTACGATGATAACATGACGGAGGAGCAATGGCTACGTCAGCTAGAGGATTCTGAAGATGATAACGATGGACCTGAACCcggaagaaaaagtaagGGAAAGGCAACAGATGACGGCCTCACATTTACAGAAGGTGGCACAAAGCGTGAACTGAATGACTTGGAAGCCGAAACTAATGTCGTCGATGTCCGCAAGAAACATAAGAGTGATAATAAGCCTATGAAAGTCGCAAAAATTCGAACTCTCAAGCCAAAAGATGCTGGACGTACCAAGGGAAAATTGAAGCCAGGCTTCAATGTCCCTCTTTCTAGACATTTGTTCTCGACATTACCGGTTTTAGACAACCGTGAGAGACAACAGTTGCAGGACAATATCACTGCAATCAATAACCATCTTTTACAGTATATGAAAGATGGTCGTAACTTGAGTGTCATCTTTTTGACGAAACCCCCCAAGCGGCTTTATCCCGATTACTACATTTTAATCAAGTACCCCATTGCGTTTGATGTTATCAAGAAGCGAATCAGTCGACTAGTCTAcgtttctttggaagaattcATGAACGATATCCACCTGATGTTTAATAATGCCCGCACCTACAATGAAGAGAATTCAGTTGTCTACAATGATGCAGAATTGTTGGAAGGACAggctcttttgaaatataGGGAGATCACCGGGAACTCTACCATTGATTTTAGCAATCTGGATTCAATGCTTGGTATCAGCAAAATGTCTCAAACCCCAAAAGATACAAGcaaggttgaaaataattTTACTGGTGACAATCAACAGTTAGAGACAGCATTTATGCCAAGGTTCAAAGAAGATAGTCCCCCGCGTACCTCCACTGCCAAGTACGTTTCAAAGCTCAATGATAATGAAGGGATCTCTGATTCATCTATATTAAGCGACACTGCGACTACAGATTTCGAGTCGTCTGGACGTGTTCCTAATGCACAGCCCTTGAAAGAGTAA
- a CDS encoding TFIID subunit (67 kDa), involved in RNA polymerase II transcription initiation, which yields MIKLKLHTDKKQNTVERRPKIKVKPPINKPESTVIPRIRVKPTRIAGDGYDSEDPDREDDPTTEEAIVMRIVPNDYSLEYVKKCVEQGDFSEISLQWKDKRRAVLRLKDRLYGAKLVDLPTMVEIHKTIDRKNIFKTMDVSQILLVIKELKYESEYLDIQLTASETFDDGLTPPLRGVKKRFDKRMTSKVFQIIEEQVDELFRLDEEAEASKYELVDTEAGTIPSFDADASTPNTKEFTVRGHLDVEDNEDLELELEQAFQQQSDTPLNPQQRSKGGRKTNDSDAHVRFYEQEEEDDEDEETFELKRVCSAEAKVEEGEEEAEEETEETEDDEDDDDEEVVGGKEIISGQRAGIDERLTHTQIIKEEIEELQATIGLKQSDFNKASNPIMKNRISDVIGRLKAELETKLRQVEMEQKEQQNNSNVTSHNIYQQRELDEDEDEDDDEDGDEDDDDDMEDLF from the coding sequence ATGATTAAACTCAAGCTGCACACAGACAAGAAACAGAATACAGTAGAAAGAAGGCCAAAGATCAAGGTAAAACCTCCAATAAATAAACCTGAGTCTACAGTTATTCCTAGAATTAGGGTCAAGCCAACAAGAATAGCAGGAGATGGATATGACTCAGAGGATCCAGACAGGGAGGATGATCCTACCACCGAAGAGGCCATAGTGATGCGTATAGTACCTAACGACTACTCTTTAGAATATGTCAAAAAGTGTGTGGAGCAGGGAGATTTTAGTGAGATCAGCCTTCAGTGGAAAGATAAGAGAAGAGCTGTCTTGCGATTGAAAGACAGATTATATGGGGCCAAATTGGTGGACTTGCCAACAATGGTAGAAATCCATAAAACGATTGACAGAAAGAATATATTCAAGACCATGGATGTCTCGCAGATTCTACTTGTCATCAAGGAACTGAAATACGAATCTGAATACTTGGATATTCAACTGACGGCTAGCGAAACGTTTGATGATGGATTGACACCTCCTTTGCGAGGCGTAAAGAAACGTTTTGATAAGAGAATGACCAGtaaagtttttcaaattaTCGAAGAGCAGGTGGATGAATTGTTTCGTTTAGACGAGGAAGCTGAAGCCAGTAAGTACGAGCTAGTTGATACGGAGGCCGGTACGATTCCTTCCTTTGACGCAGATGCTAGTACACCGAATACAAAGGAATTTACTGTAAGGGGCCACCTTGATGTAGAAGACAATGAAGACTTAGAACTAGAGCTAGAACAAGCATTTCAGCAGCAGTCAGACACACCGTTGAATCCTCAACAGCGGTCGAAGGGAGGCCGAAAGACGAATGACAGCGATGCCCACGTTCGTTTCTACGAGCAGGAGGAGGAGgatgacgaggatgaaGAGACTTTTGAGCTGAAGCGGGTGTGCTCTGCAGAAGCAAAAGTAGAAGAgggagaagaagaagcagaagaggaaacagAAGAGACagaagacgatgaagatgacgacgatgaagaagtCGTTGGAGGAAAGGAAATTATCTCTGGCCAGAGAGCTGGAATCGATGAGAGACTCACACACACTCAAATTATtaaggaagaaattgaggaGTTACAGGCTACGATTGGCTTGAAACAGAGTGATTTTAACAAAGCAAGCAATCCGATAATGAAGAACAGAATCTCTGATGTGATCGGTAGGCTAAAGGCAGAACTTGAAACCAAACTGAGACAAGTTGAGatggaacaaaaagaacaacaaaataACAGCAATGTCACATCCCATAATATATATCAACAAAGAGAATTGGATGAGGATGAggatgaggatgatgatgaggatggggatgaagatgacgatgatgacaTGGAAGATTTATTCTAG
- a CDS encoding Mitochondrial RNA polymerase specificity factor: MSKWTKFFKDQTLNYYYGFKYLAYSESLNSKIIKKLRLNETYDPNRFYLLDLYPTRGTMSLSLNQMLLPIRHVLMDNHNKYQDLLQSLKEAYCRGDSMVVSRKDPFSWESYLELIDDEQVISPRIEKESKSVNKSLLVHANLSNDAGYGLLVQWLGCCARRNWLQKYGNVRMLIWVTASTASHLLTEIGSSKRRRNALNMEAFTNSTLVAISESSRKVIGEDIFSKYAPLVFDDKLVCHSVSHDSDLALIDIQPSNNIVTAEQTAAQIVDLDVWEYVVKQLFIQPRLTMEYNIPMLAAGAGDFILPRLSARTRNKSTVDLTPNDMLEIVKLFSLWPFKPDIKLEFVEEEF; this comes from the coding sequence ATGTCCAAGTGGaccaagtttttcaaagatcagACTTTGAATTATTACTATGGCTTTAAATATTTAGCCTACAGTGAAAGCTTGAATTCTaagattatcaaaaaaCTACGTTTAAATGAAACTTACGATCCTAATAGGTTTTATCTGCTGGACCTATATCCAACTAGGGGAACGATGTCCCTCAGTTTAAACCAAATGTTACTTCCTATTAGACATGTACTGATGGATAATCACAATAAATATCAGGACCTATTGCagtctttgaaggaggCATACTGTCGAGGAGACTCAATGGTAGTTTCTAGGAAAGACCCCTTTTCATGGGAATCCTACCTGGAACTGATAGACGATGAACAAGTGATTTCACCGAGAatagaaaaagaaagcaaatCAGTCAACAAAAGTTTACTGGTTCATGCTAATTTGTCGAATGATGCGGGATATGGACTACTTGTACAATGGCTTGGATGTTGTGCCCGTAGAAATTGGCTTCAGAAGTATGGGAATGTTAGAATGCTGATTTGGGTAACTGCGTCCACTGCTAGTCACTTGCTTACGGAAATAGGATCATCGAAACGTCGAAGAAACGCATTGAACATGGAGGCATTTACAAACTCCACTTTAGTAGCTATTTCCGAAAGCTCAAGGAAAGTTATTGGTGAGGACATTTTTAGCAAGTATGCTCCATTGGTTTTTGATGACAAATTAGTCTGCCATTCTGTTTCGCATGATAGTGACCTGGCACTCATAGATATACAGCCGTCCAACAACATTGTGACTGCCGAACAAACAGCAGCGCAAATCGTGGACCTAGATGTTTGGGAATACGTCGTCAAGCAGCTTTTTATTCAGCCTAGATTAACTATGGAATATAATATACCAATGTTAGCAGCTGGGGCAGGAGATTTTATTCTCCCTCGTCTGTCTGCACGAACTAGAAACAAGAGCACCGTTGACCTAACACCAAACGATATGTTGGAAATTGTTAAGCTTTTTAGTTTATGGCCTTTCAAACCCGACATTAAGTTAGAATTtgtagaagaagaattttaA
- a CDS encoding 40S ribosomal protein S6 codes for MKLNIAFPANGTQKCIEIDDEHKLQAFYEKRMGQEVEGDSVSDEFKGYVFKITGGNDKQGFPMKQGVMHPTRVRLLLSKGHSCYRPRRVGERKRKSVRGCIVAADLSVLSLVVVRQGEQQIEGLTDAQVPKKLGPKRANNIRKFFGLTKEDDVRQFVIRREVVKGDKTYTKAPKIQRLITPERIQRKQHLRELKYENARRQKDAAAEYAKLLAEKIHQRNAEKAEIKKRRASSLRAEA; via the coding sequence atgaaattgaacatTGCCTTCCCAGCCAATGGGACACAGAAATGTATTGAGATAGATGATGAGCACAAGCTTCAAGCTTTTTACGAGAAACGTATGGGGCAAGAAGTGGAAGGGGATTCAGTTTCTGACGAGTTCAAAGGCTACGTCTTCAAGATCACTGGTGGTAACGATAAACAAGGTTTCCCTATGAAGCAAGGAGTCATGCATCCAACCAGAGTCAGATTGCTATTGTCCAAGGGTCACTCCTGCTACAGACCAAGAAGAGTTGGAGAACGCAAAAGAAAATCGGTACGAGGCTGCATTGTTGCTGCTGATTTATCTGTTTTATCTTTGGTAGTAGTCAGACAAGGAGAGCAACAGATTGAGGGTCTTACAGATGCTCAGGTTCCGAAAAAACTTGGGCCCAAGAGAGCTAACAATATTAGAAAGTTTTTTGGTTTGACgaaggaagatgatgtGAGGCAATTTGTCATCAGGCGTGAGGTTGTGAAAGGTGACAAGACCTACACAAAGGCACCtaagattcaaagattgaTCACTCCAGAGCGTATTCAGAGAAAACAGCACTTGAGAGAGCTGAAATACGAGAATGCACGAAGACAAAAGGATGCTGCCGCTGAATATGCCAAGCTGCTAGCTGAAAAAATCCACCAACGGAATGCGGAGAAGGCtgagatcaagaaaagaagagcttCCTCTTTGAGAGCTGAAGCTTAA
- a CDS encoding 40S ribosomal protein S10: MLIPKEDRKKIHQHLFQEGVVVAKKDFEIQHEEIGTKNLYVIKALQSLTSKGYVKTQFSWQYYYYSLTDDGLEYLREYLNIPEGIVPKTLLQEPVPERLPRRGGERRFTRN; encoded by the exons ATGCTTATTCCAAAGGAAGACCGTAAAAAGATCCACCAGCACTTATTCCAAG AGGGAGTTGTTgttgcaaagaaagattttgaaattcaacaTGAGGAGATTGGTACTAAGAACCTTTACGTTATCAAAGCCTTGCAATCTTTGACTTCAAAAGGATATGTGAAGACACAATTTTCATGGCAATACTACTACTACTCCTTGACTGATGATGGACTTGAGTATCTTCGTGAATATCTCAACATCCCAGAGGGTATTGTGCCAAAAACATTGTTACAGGAGCCCGTACCCGAGCGTCTCCCCAGACGCGGTGGTGAAAGAAGATTTACTCGTAACTAA